A genomic window from Streptomyces sp. HUAS YS2 includes:
- a CDS encoding NADH-quinone oxidoreductase subunit J encodes MSAALAAATTSTGEAFQFWVLGTVAVIGALCTVLMRKAVHSALCLAGTMIILAVFYLANGAYFLGIVQIVVYTGAIMMLFLFVVMLVGVTAADSLKETLKGQRWWAAACGLGFGILLVAGIGNASLTEFAGLGAANSAQGGNVEGIAALIFTKYVFAFEITGALLITAAVGAMVLTHRERTEKARTQRELAEQRVRRGTQVPPLPAPGVYARHNAVDVAGLLPDGTPAELSVMQTLRKRGQIRDVSSEALADLKALEQRSEERLGRDRDEEEANR; translated from the coding sequence ATGAGCGCCGCCCTCGCCGCCGCCACGACCTCCACGGGCGAGGCCTTCCAGTTCTGGGTCCTCGGCACCGTCGCGGTGATCGGTGCCCTGTGCACCGTCCTGATGAGGAAGGCCGTGCACAGCGCGCTCTGCCTCGCCGGGACGATGATCATCCTCGCGGTCTTCTACCTGGCCAACGGCGCGTACTTCCTCGGCATCGTCCAGATCGTCGTCTACACCGGCGCGATCATGATGCTCTTCCTCTTCGTCGTCATGCTGGTCGGTGTCACGGCCGCCGACTCGCTGAAGGAGACGCTGAAGGGCCAGCGCTGGTGGGCCGCCGCCTGCGGCCTCGGCTTCGGGATCCTGCTCGTCGCCGGCATCGGGAACGCCTCGCTGACGGAGTTCGCCGGACTGGGCGCCGCCAACAGCGCCCAGGGCGGCAACGTCGAGGGCATCGCGGCCCTCATCTTCACCAAGTACGTCTTCGCCTTCGAGATCACCGGCGCGCTGCTCATCACCGCGGCCGTCGGCGCGATGGTGCTCACCCACCGGGAGCGTACCGAGAAGGCCCGCACCCAGCGCGAGCTGGCCGAGCAGCGCGTGCGCCGCGGCACCCAGGTGCCGCCGCTGCCCGCCCCCGGCGTCTACGCCCGGCACAACGCCGTGGACGTCGCCGGTCTGCTGCCGGACGGCACCCCGGCCGAGCTCTCCGTGATGCAGACCCTGCGCAAGCGCGGTCAGATCCGGGACGTGTCGAGCGAGGCGCTGGCCGATCTCAAGGCGCTGGAACAGCGCTCCGAGGAGCGGCTCGGCCGCGACCGGGACGAAGAGGAGGCCAACCGGTGA
- the nuoK gene encoding NADH-quinone oxidoreductase subunit NuoK, producing MNPVNYLYLAALLFTIGAAGVLIRRNAIVVFMCVELMLNACNLAFVTFSRMHGNLDGQIIAFFTMVVAAAEVVVGLAIIVSLFRSRHSASVDDASLMKL from the coding sequence GTGAATCCGGTCAACTATCTCTATCTCGCCGCCCTGTTGTTCACCATCGGCGCGGCCGGCGTGCTGATCCGGCGGAACGCGATCGTGGTCTTCATGTGCGTCGAGCTGATGCTCAACGCCTGCAACCTCGCGTTCGTGACCTTCTCCCGGATGCACGGGAACCTCGACGGTCAGATCATCGCGTTCTTCACGATGGTCGTCGCCGCCGCCGAGGTCGTGGTCGGCCTCGCGATCATCGTGTCGTTGTTCCGTTCCCGCCACTCGGCCTCGGTCGACGACGCCAGCCTGATGAAGCTGTGA
- the nuoI gene encoding NADH-quinone oxidoreductase subunit NuoI, giving the protein MSDFQNPVAGFGVTFKAMFKKRLTEQYPEQQKTTAPRFHGRHQLNRHPDGLEKCVGCELCAWACPADAIYVEGADNTDEERYSPGERYGRVYQINYARCILCGLCIEACPTRALTMTNEFELADSSRENLIYTKEQLLAGLEEGMVDTPHAIFPGMDEQDYYRGLVSEAAPGTVRQVAASEGEKGEPEEVDA; this is encoded by the coding sequence GTGTCTGATTTCCAGAATCCGGTGGCCGGCTTCGGCGTGACCTTCAAGGCCATGTTCAAGAAGCGGCTGACCGAGCAGTACCCGGAGCAGCAGAAGACGACGGCGCCGCGCTTCCACGGCCGGCACCAGCTCAACCGTCACCCCGACGGTCTGGAGAAGTGCGTCGGCTGCGAGCTGTGCGCCTGGGCCTGTCCGGCCGACGCCATCTACGTGGAGGGCGCGGACAACACGGACGAGGAGCGCTACTCGCCCGGCGAGCGGTACGGCCGCGTCTACCAGATCAACTACGCCCGCTGCATCCTGTGCGGGCTCTGCATCGAGGCCTGCCCGACGCGGGCGCTGACGATGACCAACGAGTTCGAACTGGCCGACTCCTCCCGCGAGAACCTGATCTACACCAAGGAGCAGCTGCTCGCGGGTCTCGAAGAGGGCATGGTCGACACCCCGCACGCGATCTTCCCCGGCATGGACGAGCAGGACTACTACCGCGGCCTGGTCAGTGAGGCCGCGCCGGGTACGGTCCGTCAGGTCGCCGCCTCCGAGGGAGAGAAGGGCGAGCCGGAAGAGGTGGACGCATGA
- the nuoH gene encoding NADH-quinone oxidoreductase subunit NuoH: protein MNTLLAAEDLSMFGQDPWWLVLIKAVFCFAFLMVTVLFSIVWERKVVAWMQLRIGPNRHGPWGMLQSLADGIKLMLKEDVIVKKADKVVYVLAPIIAAIPAFMAIAVIPFGPADNEVSIFGVRTTMQLTDLPIAMLYVLAIASVGIYGIVLAGWSSGSTYPLLGGLRSCAQMISYEIAMGAAFASVFLYSGSMSTSAIVEAQADRWFIVLLPVSFIIYVVTMVGETNRAPFDMPESEGDLVGGFNTEYSSIKFAMFMLAEYVNMVTVSAVSVTLFLGGWRAPWPVSTFWEGANHGWWPMLWFVLKVQLLLFFFIWLRGTLPRVRYDQLMKLGWKVLIPVSVVWLMLVATVRALRNENYDFQTIVLYVAGAVLTVLLLSFVADMFRDRRGAAAQAEPEDGRPFDPMAGGFPVPPLPGQTLPPVPRRRPRSERELIVSGGPDTATESDGKETDGV from the coding sequence ATGAACACGCTGCTCGCCGCCGAGGACCTGTCCATGTTCGGGCAGGACCCCTGGTGGCTCGTGCTGATCAAGGCGGTCTTCTGCTTCGCCTTCCTGATGGTGACCGTGCTCTTCTCCATCGTGTGGGAGCGCAAGGTCGTCGCCTGGATGCAGCTGCGCATCGGACCCAACCGGCACGGCCCCTGGGGCATGCTCCAGTCGCTCGCCGACGGCATCAAGCTGATGCTGAAAGAGGACGTGATCGTCAAGAAGGCCGACAAGGTCGTCTACGTCCTGGCGCCGATCATCGCCGCGATCCCCGCCTTCATGGCGATCGCCGTGATCCCGTTCGGCCCCGCGGACAACGAGGTCTCGATCTTCGGCGTCCGCACCACGATGCAGCTGACCGACCTGCCGATCGCGATGCTCTACGTCCTCGCGATCGCCTCCGTCGGCATCTACGGCATCGTGCTCGCCGGCTGGTCGTCCGGCTCCACGTACCCGCTGCTCGGCGGCCTGCGCTCGTGCGCGCAGATGATCTCGTACGAGATCGCCATGGGCGCCGCGTTCGCCTCGGTGTTCCTCTACTCCGGGTCGATGTCGACCTCGGCGATCGTCGAGGCGCAGGCGGACCGCTGGTTCATCGTCCTGCTGCCGGTGTCGTTCATCATCTACGTCGTCACCATGGTCGGCGAGACGAACCGCGCCCCGTTCGACATGCCGGAGTCCGAGGGCGACCTGGTCGGCGGGTTCAACACCGAGTACTCGTCCATCAAGTTCGCGATGTTCATGCTCGCCGAGTACGTGAACATGGTGACGGTCTCCGCGGTCTCCGTGACGCTCTTCCTGGGCGGCTGGCGGGCCCCGTGGCCCGTCTCCACCTTCTGGGAGGGCGCGAACCACGGCTGGTGGCCGATGCTCTGGTTCGTCCTCAAGGTGCAGCTGCTGCTGTTCTTCTTCATCTGGCTGCGCGGCACGCTGCCCCGCGTCCGCTACGACCAGCTGATGAAGCTCGGCTGGAAGGTCCTCATCCCGGTCTCCGTCGTCTGGCTGATGCTGGTCGCCACCGTCCGGGCGCTCCGCAACGAGAACTACGACTTCCAGACGATCGTGCTGTACGTGGCGGGAGCCGTGCTCACCGTCCTGCTCCTGTCGTTCGTCGCCGACATGTTCCGCGACCGGCGCGGCGCGGCCGCGCAGGCCGAGCCCGAGGACGGGCGCCCGTTCGACCCGATGGCCGGCGGGTTCCCCGTACCGCCGCTGCCCGGACAGACCCTGCCGCCCGTGCCGCGCAGGCGGCCTCGCTCCGAGCGAGAACTGATTGTCAGTGGCGGACCCGATACTGCTACCGAGAGTGACGGAAAGGAGACGGACGGTGTCTGA